The region ATTGTGCGGCCAGACTCGCACACGATTACAGGATCCTCCACTCATCCCGTGCATAAAGTATAGCAAAAACCGTCAATGTTGTCAAAAGTTTTCTTCCCTGAACCGCAAGTCTTCGCAGGGACCAGAGCGTTCCCCGGATGCCGCCTCTTCGCCGCGCAACCCGTTTCTCTAAAATCACTTAGCGTCTGCTCTGCCAAGTCGCTGGCCACCCTGACGGCGTCGGGGTCGGACGGGCTTCTCAACCAGGAGGCCAGCCACAACCGAAAGCAGGCGTTTCGGCTCCAACGGCTTCTCCTGAATAGCATCCACCGGTAGACCGGCCCCGCCGCGCGCGTAAACAAAACTCGCCATATGACCCAATTCTGTCAACAGCAGAATGGGTTTCGTGAATCCTGCCCTTCGAAATACCCCCGCCATCCGCATTCCATCATGCGACTGCTCCGCCCAGTCATCCAATATCATCAGGTCAGGTTCAAACTCGCGCACCGTGGCCAGGCCCGTCGAAGTGTCTTCAATGCATCGCACCTCAAACCCGCTGGAAGTCAGCACCACCCGGCACCCCTCGCAGATGTCGGGATCTTCATTCATGATAAGGATACGGGCCATCTCGCGCTTCCGGGTTCGAACGGAACAATCTGGCCTCACGGCAGTACGGGGCACGGACGCCCCAACGCGGCCTGATGCCGGGTGTCCGGGTCCCCACCATGTGTACCAGCCGCGACCTCGACTGATGCGGACGCGTATCTGTTCCGGGGTTCACCACCCCCAGCATCGTGCGTTACATTATCACTCGCCCATGGGTGATCACAACACTTAAAACCAGTTTATCACGAAAGACCGGATTGTCCTGTGTGCCAAGTCAGCGGAGGCACGATAATTATCCGGATTTCGAGGAAACCCAAGACTGCGTTCATGCTTGCTTTTCGGACATTCTGCGTCCATAATTGCTAAGAAACCCTGCGTGACCGGATTACCGCGCGACCGATTAGAGTATTAGGGAGCAATGTGTCCCGCCCATGAAAGAATCGGCTTCCATACCCTTGGTCACGACCATACGCGAGCGCTGCCGCACCTGCTACACCTGCGTGCGCGAGTGCCCGGCGAAGGCGATCCGTATCGTGGATGGCCAGGCGGACGTCATCAGCCAGCGTTGCATCGGGTGCGGGAACTGCGTGCAGGTATGCGGGCAGCACGCCAAGCGCGTCTACGATTCGACCGAAGCAGTAAAACAGCTGTTGAATGACGGGGGGCGCGTGGCGGCCATCATCGCGCCCAGCTTTCCGGGCGAGTTTGTGGACTGGAACTTCCGCCTGCTGGCGGGCGTCCTGCGGCGGATGGGCTTTCATTACGTCATTGAAGTGGCGGCAGGCGCGGACCTCGTAGCCGACCGCTATCGCCAGCTCATGGAACGGAAAGACGGGAGATGCTACATCGCGACGACCTGCCCGGCCGTGGTCGCCTACGTTGAGCGGTATTTCCCCAAATTGGTGGATTCGCTGGCGCCGATCGTTTCGCCCATGGTGGCGACGGCGCGTGCCGTGCGGCGTATGTATGGTGACAACGTGAAGGTCGTGTTCGTCGGCCCCTGTATCGCAAAAAAAGGGGAAGCGGCGAGCAGTCAGGTGCGGGACGAAATCGACGCGGTGCTGACGTTCGTCGAACTGCGCCAGATGGCCTGGGAACTCGACCTGTCCCGCCACACGGTCCAGGAAAGCGAATTCGATCCGCCCCTGGCAGGACCGGGCTCATTGTTTCCCCTGCATCGGGGCATGTTGCAGGCGGCCAACCTGCCGGAGGACCTCGTACACGGAGATGTGGTGACTGCGGGCGGACGCTCGGGCTTCGTTGAAGCGGTCAAGGAATTCCACTTGGGCCATTGCAGTCCGCACCTGCTGGAGGTGCTCGCTTGCGAAGGTTGCATCATGGGCCCCGGCACGAGTAACAAAGACCCCTTGTTCCGGCGGCGCCGCCGCGTCAGCAGCTACGTACGCGCCCGGCTCGAACATCTCGACTGGGACGCATGGCGCCGCCAGATGGCGGAGTTCGCGGACCTCGACCTCTCCCGTGTATTCGAACAGGATGACCAGCGCATACCCGACCCAACGTACGACGAGATCAAGCATATTCTGCACCGGATGGGCAAACATTCGGTCGAGGACGAACTCAATTGCGGCGCCTGCGGCTACGAGACGTGCCACGAACACGCGACCGCTATCTACAAGGGGCTTGCCGAAAGCGAGATGTGCCTGCCCTACACTATCGACAAACTGCGCCAGGCCGTCAGCAGCCTCGCGGTCTCGAACGAAAAGCTGGCGCGCGCGCGGGAGACGCTCGTCCAGGCGGAGAAACTGGCGACCATGGGCCAGCTTGCCGCCGGGATCGCACACGAATTGAACAACCCTCTCGGCGTAGTGCTCATGTACGCCCACATGCTCCTCGAAGACTGCCAGCGGAATCCGCAGATGCGCGAAGACCTGGATATGCTCGCGACACAGGCGGACCGCTGCAAGAAAATCGTCGCCGGGCTGCTCCATTTCGCGCGGCAGAACAAGGTAGCTCTGGAAGCCACCGATATCCGTGCACTCCTCGACACCTGCCTGCGGCTGGTAACCGTCCCGAAGAATATCACGGCCCAAGTGTTTCACGAGGGTGAAGACACGACGGCCGAAATCGACCGCGACCAGGTAACCCAGGTGTTGACCAACCTCATCAACAACGCGTGTCACGCCATGCCCGGCGGCGGCATGTTGACGTTACGCACGCGCGGCGAGCCCGATGAGGTCTTTTTCATCATCGAGGACACGGGCACGGGCATCGCGAAAGAGAACATCTCCAAGATTTTCGACCCGTTCTTCACGACCAAGCCCATTGGCGAAGGCACCGGAATGGGTCTTGCCGTCAGCTACGGCATCGTGAAGATGCACCGGGGCAACATTCGCGTCACGTCGAACGCCGACCCCGCGGCGGGTCCCACCGGAACAACGTTCACGGTGTCGCTGCCGCGCAAGGGCCAAGTCACTCCGGCGGCGGACGGGGAAGCCCTGGCGGAAGAGCAGATCGGCGCGCCGACCTGAGGAAAATCTGCAACAAATGGCGCGATGCCGCTACAGACCGGGGCGAGGTGCTCCGCGGAAGGGTAGTCCTGCGTGGAAACAATCAAAGTGCTGGTGGTGGACGACGAACCAGGCATACGCTCAGCGGTGGGCCGCGTCCTGCGCGGCATGACCGTAGCCGTCCCGGATTTTGACCTGGAAGTGGGTTTCGAGGTGGGCGAAGCCGAGACCGGCGAACAGGCCCTCGCCATCATCCAATCGGACACGCCTCAGATACTGCTGCTCGACAACAAGCTGCCGGGCATCAGCGGCATGGAAGTGTTGGACCGCGTGGCCCCGCTCAACCTCGACATGCACACCGTGGTCATAACGGCCTATGCGTCCATCGAAACGGCCGTGCGCGCAACCAAGCAAGGCGCGTTCGATTTCCTGCCCAAGCCGTTCACGCCCACGGACCTCAAGAATACCGTGCAGAAGACGACCAAGCACCTGATCGTCACGCGTCACGCCAAGGCGCTCGCCGCCGAGAAGCGCAAGCTGCGGTTCCAGTTCATTTCGGTGCTTGCCCACGAACTCAAGGCCCCGCTCAACGCCGTCGAGGGCTATCTCAACATCCTGCGCGACCCCGGCCTCGTCAAAGACGAGCGCGTTTACCGCGATTTTATCGAGCGATGCCTCGTCCGCACCGGGTTCATGCGCAAGATGATCATCGATCTGCTCGACCTCACGCGCATCGAATCCGGCGAACGGCCCCGCGAAATCCAGGAATGCGACCTCGCACATGCGGCCCAGGCCGCCCTCGATACTGCAACCCCCGAGGCCCGCGAACGCGGCATTACGCTCGCGCTGGACGCCCCCGCCCCCGTCCTCCTCTCCGCCGACCCCGCTGAACTCGCGATTATGTTCAACAACCTCATCTCCAATGCCGTGAAATACAACCGCGATGGCGGCCGGGTCGATGTGTCCGTACACCGAACGGAGGGCGAGGCTGTCATCTCCGTGGCCGACACAGGCATCGGCATGACAGAGCAGGAAGCCGGAAAGCTTTTCCGCGATTTCGTGCGCATCAAGAACGAAAAAACCTCGAACATCCTCGGCAGCGGCCTCGGCCTGTCCACTGTCAAGAAACTGGCCCTCATGTACGGCGGCGACATCAAGGTCGCCAGCGAACCAGACAAGGGCAGCGTATTCACGCTCATCCTGCGCGACGCCAGCACCGCCCCCGGGCAGCCTTCGCTCACTACGCACGCCTGAGGCACGCCCCTTGTGTTCGACGGCTCGCACACAGGAACGCTCCCCGGTCTTCGCGGGCTGTCCCACGCGTTTCAGAGCGGCCCGGAGGCTCCGGGACGGATAGACGCCTGCACGGGCTCCGCTTTTCGCATGTCTCACCGCAGTTTTGGTATACTCCGCCGCTGAATGGCGGATACACGCCGAATTCCAGGAAAGGCCGACGGTGACTTCAGGCCGCCGTCGGCGTTGGTGTATACAGGGTTCCATTCGCGCGCGGGAACGCGCGGGCTGTGAATGGGAAAGGCATCAATGCAGCGACTGTACGTGTCCCGCGAGGGGCTGGACAAGATGAAGGCGGAACTTGCGGCGCTGAACGAGCGCCGCATGAAAGTGGCCACCGCCATAGAACACGCCCGCTCGCTCGGCGACTTGAGCGAGAACGCGGAGTACCATTCCGCGAAAGAGGAACAGGCGCTGGTTCACGCGAAGATCAAGGATCTGGAAGACAAGATTACGCGGGCCGCGCTGATTGACGACTTGGACATAGATACGAGCAAGGCGTACCAGGGCGCCACGGTCCGGTTGCGCAACACAAAGACGGGCTCGGAAATCACGTATCGTCTGGTAAGCCCGCCTGAAGCGGACCTTGCGGCAGGCAAGATCTCCGTGCAGTCGCCGGTCGGCAAGGCGTTGCTGGGAAAAGGCGTTGGCGGAACAGCGGTGGTGCAGGCGCCCGCGGGCCAACTGATGTTCGAGATCCTCGAGATATCGTATTGAGGCGGATGCCGCGGTCGC is a window of Candidatus Hydrogenedentota bacterium DNA encoding:
- a CDS encoding 4Fe-4S binding protein: MKESASIPLVTTIRERCRTCYTCVRECPAKAIRIVDGQADVISQRCIGCGNCVQVCGQHAKRVYDSTEAVKQLLNDGGRVAAIIAPSFPGEFVDWNFRLLAGVLRRMGFHYVIEVAAGADLVADRYRQLMERKDGRCYIATTCPAVVAYVERYFPKLVDSLAPIVSPMVATARAVRRMYGDNVKVVFVGPCIAKKGEAASSQVRDEIDAVLTFVELRQMAWELDLSRHTVQESEFDPPLAGPGSLFPLHRGMLQAANLPEDLVHGDVVTAGGRSGFVEAVKEFHLGHCSPHLLEVLACEGCIMGPGTSNKDPLFRRRRRVSSYVRARLEHLDWDAWRRQMAEFADLDLSRVFEQDDQRIPDPTYDEIKHILHRMGKHSVEDELNCGACGYETCHEHATAIYKGLAESEMCLPYTIDKLRQAVSSLAVSNEKLARARETLVQAEKLATMGQLAAGIAHELNNPLGVVLMYAHMLLEDCQRNPQMREDLDMLATQADRCKKIVAGLLHFARQNKVALEATDIRALLDTCLRLVTVPKNITAQVFHEGEDTTAEIDRDQVTQVLTNLINNACHAMPGGGMLTLRTRGEPDEVFFIIEDTGTGIAKENISKIFDPFFTTKPIGEGTGMGLAVSYGIVKMHRGNIRVTSNADPAAGPTGTTFTVSLPRKGQVTPAADGEALAEEQIGAPT
- the greA gene encoding transcription elongation factor GreA, which codes for MQRLYVSREGLDKMKAELAALNERRMKVATAIEHARSLGDLSENAEYHSAKEEQALVHAKIKDLEDKITRAALIDDLDIDTSKAYQGATVRLRNTKTGSEITYRLVSPPEADLAAGKISVQSPVGKALLGKGVGGTAVVQAPAGQLMFEILEISY
- a CDS encoding response regulator gives rise to the protein METIKVLVVDDEPGIRSAVGRVLRGMTVAVPDFDLEVGFEVGEAETGEQALAIIQSDTPQILLLDNKLPGISGMEVLDRVAPLNLDMHTVVITAYASIETAVRATKQGAFDFLPKPFTPTDLKNTVQKTTKHLIVTRHAKALAAEKRKLRFQFISVLAHELKAPLNAVEGYLNILRDPGLVKDERVYRDFIERCLVRTGFMRKMIIDLLDLTRIESGERPREIQECDLAHAAQAALDTATPEARERGITLALDAPAPVLLSADPAELAIMFNNLISNAVKYNRDGGRVDVSVHRTEGEAVISVADTGIGMTEQEAGKLFRDFVRIKNEKTSNILGSGLGLSTVKKLALMYGGDIKVASEPDKGSVFTLILRDASTAPGQPSLTTHA
- a CDS encoding response regulator, translated to MARILIMNEDPDICEGCRVVLTSSGFEVRCIEDTSTGLATVREFEPDLMILDDWAEQSHDGMRMAGVFRRAGFTKPILLLTELGHMASFVYARGGAGLPVDAIQEKPLEPKRLLSVVAGLLVEKPVRPRRRQGGQRLGRADAK